A segment of the Pseudomonadota bacterium genome:
CATTCGTCATTGGAGTTAATCTCAACATTCAGCGGAGTTGCAGGGGCTGCATCAACAAGTTTTGCAAATGATTCCGCAAATGATGGTGGATTGCCCACGCATATATAAGACTTTACTGTAGGAAGTTGACCTTTTATCGCTTCAATCCTGCCCGCAAACTCCTCATCGAAAACAATAACCGTCGGCTCCGCCACATCACAACAGTATTTTACATCCTCTGCGGTAAAGCGGAAATTGAGTGGTACCACCCATGCGCCCGTCCTGACCATTCCAAAATAGGCAGCAAGCCAATCAATGGAGTTCATCATAAAGTGGACAATCTTGTCACCCTTTTTCACGCCTTTCTTGGCTAAAACGTTGGAAAACTGGTTTGCCTTGTCATCAAACTGCTTCCATGTCACTTCCCGCCTTTTCTTTTCTGCGGGAATTCGCTCAATAAGCGCTACATCATCCGGATACATTCGTGCGTTTCGAGCGAGGATTTCTCCGATGTGTGTATATATATCTGACATAATTAATCCCTCCTCAATTATTTGGTAATTTTGGTGTTGA
Coding sequences within it:
- a CDS encoding AMP-binding protein — protein: MSDIYTHIGEILARNARMYPDDVALIERIPAEKKRREVTWKQFDDKANQFSNVLAKKGVKKGDKIVHFMMNSIDWLAAYFGMVRTGAWVVPLNFRFTAEDVKYCCDVAEPTVIVFDEEFAGRIEAIKGQLPTVKSYICVGNPPSFAESFAKLVDAAPATPLNVEINSNDE